Proteins from a genomic interval of Odontesthes bonariensis isolate fOdoBon6 chromosome 7, fOdoBon6.hap1, whole genome shotgun sequence:
- the LOC142384691 gene encoding uncharacterized protein LOC142384691, producing MSTQEERDMLESLDELVQQQEFDDLLGGVEAGAAAAPQRPLNVRWTQRDADGNTISKRPSATRKQSSHVERRRKTGLISHPNPEVTFGPETASVSAECLLQDLQHSLSCSDEELTEVAADQRAPLASQDWSIRNALFSERWREKRPSLLNSMLAKENVATNICSQCGNNCVAIRCRDCLPSPFLCAECDISRHSKASVLHNREAMCAGFFQPLPPTTCVVEKALTNCVRFLPIEMPVIICGCPPEALRVIQGKGVALVTINGRYDLNMPELTCEGCQARWTAGLDDLVNSGYWPATLHFSTIYETDLFYTFEDMKMASPGMSFQAYLRMLEKRTVRFGRTGKISSDSFQKSFFEWAAVQYEVDSTCKEEKFICPACTPAMLAVSVDGNRKHYRFKSTARSQEPAIFEGVFIAKDEDVTKFVDHIHSKSKHVTGRSSCGGEWSAARETSQRSSSKVDEEGLELAVCRHGVLLAALNMFRGEIFAYPMFLQQLLAPRHDITFFCMDVVCKYWPYLQRVSTNCPELQPLQKMRPFLSVVHAKAHDFKCEVKWSGANQEGAGKTLGEEVEQCNAFLSRIAVTTKHMSKAGRNDMLTLLAIRWNQQKCQNLATALSQRYHKTSKALNIQMGDLETLKAQHQLDEQTVEEFVQEVKEWADGETEHQGTPEALCKKIEALTTSIKMRTQLLYRKNDSNKGRNRIRRKIRQQKTTLKAMVTEYNSLVPAKQAVSMDIILDTEHPWPWQITQSGSADFSTKKDVFDRVMGVRRLQEEKKILVKEMKQHWESLKAHARVLSELSHHQSEDTMQRLLTENAKKGRTSLIRRRQWEMRELQRHTRKHYLHVLSSAADRMDTDESSDEFEISSEDSESDVDVVE from the exons ATGAGTACGCAAGAAGAACGCGATATGTTGGAAAGCTTGGATGAActggttcagcagcaggagTTTGACGACCTCCTTGGGGGGGTTGAGGCAGGGGCCGCAGCAGCACCTCAACGACCGCTGAATGTGCGGTGGACGCAGAGAGACGCAGACGGAAACACGATTTCCAAGAGGCCAAGTGCGACGCGGAAGCAATCCAGTCATG TTGAACGCCGTCGTAAGACTGGTCTTATTTCGCACCCTAATCCAGAGGTGACCTTTGGTCCAGAGACTGCTTCAGTCTCGGCTG AATGTCTTCTGCAAGATCTGCAACACTCCCTGAGCTGTTCTGATGAAGAGCTTACTGAAGTAGCAGCAGACCAAAGGGCTCCTCTCGCTTCTCAGGATTGGAGCATTCGCAATGCTCTCTTTTCTGAGAGATGGAGGGAAAAAAGACCATCTCTTCTTAATAGCATGCTGGCCAAGGAGAATGTGGCAACAAATATCTGCAGTCAATGTGGGAACAACTGCGTGGCTATTAGATGCAGAGATTGCCTCCCTAGTCCCTTTCTCTGCGCTGAATGTGACATCAGCAGACACAGTAAGGCCTCAGTCCTTCACAACAGAGAGGCCATGTGTGCTGGCTTCTTCCAGCCATTGCCTCCAACCACTTGTGTTGTTGAGAAGGCTCTTACAAACTGTG TCCGATTTTTACCTATTGAGATGCCTGTCATCATCTGTGGCTGTCCCCCAGAAGCACTGAGGGTGATCCAAGGGAAGGGAGTTGCTTTGGTCACAATAAATG GACGGTATGATCTCAACATGCCTGAGCTGACCTGTGAGGGATGCCAGGCACGTTGGACTGCAGGACTGGATGACCTCGTAAACAGTGGATACTGGCCTGCCACCCTTCACTTTTCAACAATTTATGAGACAGACCTGTTTTATACATTTGAGGACATGAAGATGGCATCGCCAGGGATGTCCTTTCAGGCCTACTTAAGAATGCTTGAGAAGCGGACTGTTCGCTTTGGCCGC ACTGGTAAGATCTCGTCAGACAGCTtccaaaaaagcttttttgaatGGGCTGCTGTACAATATGAGGTCGACTCCACCTGCAAGGAGGAGAAATTCATCTGTCCTGCTTGTACCCCAGCAATGCTTGCTGTCTCGGTGGATGGAAACCGCAAGCATTACCGCTTCAAAAGTACAGCAAG atctcaGGAGCCAGCCATCTTTGAAGGTGTCTTCATTGCGAAGGATGAAGATGTGACCAAATTTGTGGATCACATCCACAGCAAATCTAAACAT GTCACTGGACGGAGCAGTTGTGGTGGGGAGTGGTCGGCTGCCAGAGAGACCTCCCAAAGATCAAGCAGCAAGGTGGATGAGGAGGGACTGGAGCTGGCAGTGTGCAGGCACGGGGTCTTGCTGGCTGCCCTTAATATGTTCAGGGGTGAAATATTTGCATACCCAATGTTTTTGCAGCAGCTGCTGGCACCCAGGCATGACATCACCTTTTTTTGTATGGATGTTGTGTGCAAGTATTGGCCATACTTACAAAGAGTAAGCACCAACTGTCCTGAGCTCCAGCCCCTTCAGAAAATGAGACCCTTCCTGTCAGTTGTACATGCCAAAGCACATGACTTCAAATGTGAG GTGAAATGGAGTGGTGCAAATCAAGAAGGTGCTGGTAAAACACTGGGGGAGGAAGTAGAGCAGTGTAATGCTTTCCTCTCCAGGATAGCAGTCACCACAAAGCATATGTCAAAAGCAG GACGCAATGACATGCTGACACTTCTGGCCATAAGATGGAACCAGCAGAAATGTCAAAACCTGGCTACTGCACTTTCTCAGAGATACCACAAG ACTTCTAAAGCTCTAAATATCCAGATGGGGGACCTGGAAACCCTGAAAGCCCAGCATCAACTGGATGAACAAACTGTGGAAGAATTTGTGCAAGAAGTGAAAGAATGGGCAGATG gagaaactgagCATCAAGGCACACCAGAAGCTTTGTGCAAGAAGATTGAGGCCCTCACAACCAGCATCAAGATGAGAACTCAACTCCTATACCGGAAAAATG ACAGCAACAAAGGTCGAAATAGGATTCGCCGAAAAATAAGACAGCAGAAGACCACTTTGAAGGCCATGGTCACAGAGTACAACAGTCTTGTTCCAGCCAAGCAAGCGGTGTCCATGGACATTATTCTTGACACAGAACATCCCTGGCCTTGGCAAATTACACAGAGTG GCTCTGCTGATTTCAGCACAAAGAAGGACGTCTTCGACAGGGTCATGGGTGTTCGAAGGCTTCAAGAGGAGAAGAAGATCCTTGTCAAAGAAATGAAGCAGCACTGGGAGTCCCTCAAAGCCCATGCCAGGGTCTTGTCTGAGTTGTCTCATCATCAGAGCGAAGACACCATGCAAA GACTTCTAACAGAGAACGCAAAGAAGGGTCGCACCTCCCTCATCCGCAGGAGGCAGTGGGAGATGAGAGAACTGCAGCGGCATACAAGAAAACACTACCTGCATGTGCTGTCATCAGCAGCTGACAGAATGGACACAGATGAGAGTTCAGATGAGTTTGAAATTAGCTCTGAAGATTCAGAATCGGATGTGGATGTAGTGGAATAA